ATCAACCCCGACTTCGTTGAAGCCCAAAAATTTCTCAAGTACTGCAAAAAACAGAAACAACTCTAGAGCGACAACCCCATTCGAGATTTTGTCGCCCTTTCCACCATACGCAATCTCAATCTTGATATGCGTTCTATCGTTGGCAGGAAATGCCGGAATAGAAAAACAAAAAAGGCCCGGACATGAAGTCCGGGCCTTTTTTATTGGAATTATGGCTGGAGCTTATTCCTTGACCGATCCGGCCAGCAGCCCCCGTATGAAGTACCGTCCAAGGAAGATATAAATACACAGCACCGGAATCGCCGCCAGAATAGAGCCGGCCATAGGCAGGTTCCAGCTCACGGCCTGACCACCGGCAAGCTGAGCCAGCCCCACAGTGATGGGATTGTCCGCGTGCCGAGTCAGGCAGATGCCCCAGAGGAACTCATTCCAAATCTGAGTGAACTGCCACAGCGAAGTGACCACGAATCCGGGAATGGAAAGCGGGAATACAATGCGCAGGTAGATGGAAAAGAACCCTGCTCCATCAAGTCGCCCGGACTCGATGAGTGCAGTGGGAATCTGGGAATAAAAATTACGGAAAATAAGCGACGTAATAGGCAAGCCGTAAACGATATGCGCCAGAATAAGACCAGGCAGACCACCATACAGATTCATGGCCCTGAGTGTCTGAAACAGCGGGATCAGAATAACCTGGTACGGTATGAACATGCCGAACAGGAACAAGGTGAATACGATCTCCGAGCCTTTGAATTTCCACTTGGAAAAGACATACCCGTTCAAAGACCCCAGCACAGTTGAACCAATGGTCGCACAGATGGTCAGGATTATGGAATTCACGAAGTCCGGCTTGAGCAGGTCAAACGCCTCGGAAAAACTGCCCCAATTGAACACAGGAGGGAGTTCCCAGGCCGTAGGGAGACTGATATCAGCAGGCATTTTCAGCGCTGTGACAGCTGCCATGTATGCCGGCATAAGAAAAAACAGGGCCATGACGGTCAACGTCCCGTATAGCAGGACGGAACCCGGTGTGATTTTCTTGGTGGTCATGTTAGCGTCTCCCTCTCTGGCGATATTGGCTGACCAGATAGGGCACGATGAACATGGCCGCGATCAGGAAAAGTACAATGGCAATAGCCGCGCCCTGAGCGAAATCATTGGCGCGGAAAGTGGTCAGATACATGTTCAAAGCCGGATGGCCGGTCTCGGCGTTATCCGGTCCGGTCATGGCGAACACAAG
The genomic region above belongs to uncultured Pseudodesulfovibrio sp. and contains:
- a CDS encoding carbohydrate ABC transporter permease, giving the protein MTTKKITPGSVLLYGTLTVMALFFLMPAYMAAVTALKMPADISLPTAWELPPVFNWGSFSEAFDLLKPDFVNSIILTICATIGSTVLGSLNGYVFSKWKFKGSEIVFTLFLFGMFIPYQVILIPLFQTLRAMNLYGGLPGLILAHIVYGLPITSLIFRNFYSQIPTALIESGRLDGAGFFSIYLRIVFPLSIPGFVVTSLWQFTQIWNEFLWGICLTRHADNPITVGLAQLAGGQAVSWNLPMAGSILAAIPVLCIYIFLGRYFIRGLLAGSVKE